The Tepidanaerobacter syntrophicus genome includes the window CCTATATGTCTTTTGGCTAAGACAGGTTGTTTTGCCATATCAAATCCTGCTACTTTTACAATTCCTGATGTGGGAGCCAGGTATCCTGTAATTATTCGCATTGTAGTTGATTTACCGGCACCATTCGGCCCGAGAAGACCCAGAATTTCCCCGTTTTTTACAAAAAATGATATATTACTTATGGCAATTTTATTTCCGTACTTTTTTGTTACATTAGACAGCTCGATCAAAATGAACACCTCGCCTAATAACCTAATAAAGAGCATTAAAAATTTATTTTAAAGTACTAAGATATAGTAAAAATTATACCATATTAGGACTCGATTTCAAATTTTATGAAGTAAATAAAATAAAGTTCAGATTTCAACGAAGAAAAAACCGGATATATCACAAATTCATTATTTCTATTTGTTTTATTTCAAGAATCAAGTATAATTATAAAAGGTGATGTGTTTATGTCTTTGCCACAAACTCCAAATCAATTTATATATTCTTATGGCTATTATGGGCTTTTTGCTTTTTTAGTATTAGAGGGCCTGGGCCTTCCTTTACCGGTCCAAATAATATTTATGGCTACTGCATATCTTATACGCATCGGAGCAATGTCGACCTGCAGTGTAATTATTATTTCTACTTTCGGCAACTTATTTGGCAATATTATTGCATATTATATAGGCTACCGCGGCGGCGAGCGGATTTTTGAAAAGTTGAACAAATTTTTAAAAATAAGTAAAGAAGATATAACAAAGATCAAAAAGTGGTTTGAAAAATATGGGAGCATCACAAATTTAGTTAGCAGGTGGGTGGGAATTACAAGGACACCCGCAATATGGGTAGCCGGCGTTTTTAAGATAAATTTTTTATCATATACATTGTTTTCATTTATCGGCGATTTAGTATGGACGATTTTTTGGGTTGCATTATTTAACACAGCCAGCCCATACTTACACTGGCTTTTTACGTTTTTCTCACATTACAGCCTTCTTTTTTTGATTCTGATATTTATTGCCGTATACTTATCTTGGCATTGGTTTTACAAGATATTCAAGCAAAAAAGTACTTGAAAATACATGTTTACCTTGTGAAATAGGTTATTTGGGTATATAATTGTTATGTATTTAAAATTTAGCATTCTAGGGCAGGAACTGCCCAAAGTTAAGCCTGCGGAGAACGCATGAGACCTATTTACTAGGTATGTTCTGAGAAACAGGAAGCCAGCCACTTTTATAATTGGCGGCAGTTCACCAGGTGCCGCAAGGTTAAAAGGGAATCAGGTTAAAATCCTGAGCGGTCCCGCCACTGTAATCGGGGATAAACTGTTATGCCACTGGGAAACCGGGAAGGCGCAGCTAAAATGATCCGAGAGCCAGGAAACCTGCCTGTGAGTGAAGTACGAGCCTTCGGAAGAAAGGGATGTACTAGAAAGCATTGGCAAAAACACCCCGGTTTTCGAAAAAGAAGGCCGGGTTATTTTTTTAGAAGGGGTAAAGATGAAAATGAAAAACAAATCAAAAATTATATTAACAATCTTTATTATTTCTTTATTTATACTGACAGCGTGCAGCAATAAGACAGCGGCACCTTCCACAGACTCAAAAGAAGCAAAAAATTTCGAAGAATTCCCACTTACTATAGAAGACCAAATGGGAAGAAAAGTTACTATTGAAAAGCAACCTGAAAGAATAGTATCGCTTGCACCTAGCAATACCGAGATACTGTTTAATTTAGAGCTCGGTGATAAGATTGTGGGGGTTACCGATTTTTGCGACTATCCTGAAGAAGCTAAGACGAAGGAAAAAATAGGCGGATTTTCAGAACCTAATATTGAAAAAATAATTTCACTGCAACCTGATATAGTTTTTGCTACAAACATGCATCAAAAACCGGTGGAAGAACTGGAAAAATTAGGTATTCCGGCCGTGGTTTTGGATCCGAAGGATTTTGATGATATGTTGGCAAGCGTCGAAACTATGGGAAGAGCAACAGGCCAAAGTGAAAAAGCTGCCAAGATAGTAAATGACTTAAAAGC containing:
- a CDS encoding DedA family protein, which translates into the protein MSLPQTPNQFIYSYGYYGLFAFLVLEGLGLPLPVQIIFMATAYLIRIGAMSTCSVIIISTFGNLFGNIIAYYIGYRGGERIFEKLNKFLKISKEDITKIKKWFEKYGSITNLVSRWVGITRTPAIWVAGVFKINFLSYTLFSFIGDLVWTIFWVALFNTASPYLHWLFTFFSHYSLLFLILIFIAVYLSWHWFYKIFKQKST
- a CDS encoding ABC transporter substrate-binding protein codes for the protein MKYEPSEERDVLESIGKNTPVFEKEGRVIFLEGVKMKMKNKSKIILTIFIISLFILTACSNKTAAPSTDSKEAKNFEEFPLTIEDQMGRKVTIEKQPERIVSLAPSNTEILFNLELGDKIVGVTDFCDYPEEAKTKEKIGGFSEPNIEKIISLQPDIVFATNMHQKPVEELEKLGIPAVVLDPKDFDDMLASVETMGRATGQSEKAAKIVNDLKARMEDIENKTAKLTEDRRPKVYYEIWPSPITTAGPGTFVNDIIQKAGGINIAGDAKKSYPEYSVEMIVAKNPDIIIFSHHGSSNQSVEDILSRQGWKNVNAIKNKKVFYIDENLVQRATPRLVDGLEEMAKIIHPELFK